From Candidatus Polarisedimenticolaceae bacterium, the proteins below share one genomic window:
- the xseA gene encoding exodeoxyribonuclease VII large subunit: MSREVFHDGERSLRIRFSFDRRLVDLVKSLTRRRWLAEDKLWTVPDDDVVALVELLQPEGFAFDEEVRRRYTEAGGVRTLRAGSAPSPRGLFDAPPAEAPAPSEDWTVGRLNHAAKTALEAAFPGAFWLVGEIAGWNRSQHKRHVGFSLLERDGEGEQDAQVGAILFEGARREIEKKLAAAGDPFRLEDEVTVRVRVRVDLYEPWGAYRVQIEDLDVAYTMGEAARRREEIVRKLTADGLLGRNAALPMTPLPLSIGLVTSLGSDAYHDVLRTLRESGFAFKVTVHGARVQGRQTEPSVLNALDWFRARQAHFDAILVCRGGGSRTDLAWFDTERLGRAVALFPVPIVVGIGHEQDVSVLDHVARRAKTPTAAALQIVDAVRAAQGAVEETGQAILAEARSSLHAEKLHRRDAAARLARAVRAFLDVERVEVRRRRDALRRAPTRRIETARAGLLAGARQLGQGARRDLEGERRRVDDGAARLGPRASRALTLEGERTDARARRVHLVDPRRVVERGYAIVRSTAGRVITDPAAAPKGTRLTAELRAGRIAVVSEGSEP, translated from the coding sequence CTCTGGACCGTTCCCGACGACGACGTCGTCGCGCTCGTCGAGCTGCTGCAGCCGGAGGGGTTCGCCTTCGACGAGGAAGTCCGCCGCCGTTACACCGAGGCGGGCGGCGTCCGGACGCTCCGCGCCGGAAGCGCGCCCTCACCGCGCGGCCTCTTCGATGCGCCGCCCGCGGAAGCGCCCGCCCCTTCCGAGGATTGGACGGTCGGCCGGCTGAACCACGCCGCGAAGACGGCGCTCGAGGCCGCCTTCCCCGGGGCGTTCTGGCTCGTCGGCGAGATCGCCGGATGGAACCGCTCGCAGCACAAGCGCCACGTCGGCTTCTCCCTCCTCGAACGCGACGGCGAGGGCGAGCAAGACGCGCAGGTCGGCGCGATCCTCTTCGAGGGCGCTCGGCGCGAGATCGAGAAGAAGCTCGCGGCGGCCGGCGATCCGTTCCGACTCGAGGATGAGGTGACCGTGCGCGTTCGCGTGCGCGTCGACCTCTACGAGCCGTGGGGCGCGTACCGCGTCCAGATCGAGGACCTGGACGTCGCCTACACGATGGGCGAAGCGGCGCGCCGGCGCGAGGAGATCGTCCGCAAGCTCACCGCCGACGGCCTGCTCGGCCGGAACGCCGCTTTGCCGATGACGCCGCTCCCGCTCTCGATCGGGCTCGTCACGAGCCTCGGCTCCGACGCTTACCACGACGTCCTCCGCACGCTCCGCGAGAGCGGGTTCGCGTTCAAGGTCACCGTCCACGGCGCACGCGTGCAGGGACGGCAGACGGAACCCTCGGTCCTGAACGCGCTCGACTGGTTCCGGGCCCGGCAGGCGCACTTCGATGCGATTCTCGTCTGCCGGGGCGGCGGCTCGCGCACCGACCTCGCGTGGTTCGACACCGAGCGCCTCGGGCGCGCGGTGGCGCTCTTCCCCGTCCCGATCGTCGTCGGCATCGGGCACGAGCAAGACGTCTCGGTCCTCGACCACGTCGCGCGGCGCGCGAAGACGCCGACGGCCGCGGCGCTCCAGATCGTCGACGCGGTGCGCGCCGCTCAGGGCGCCGTCGAGGAGACCGGGCAGGCGATCCTCGCGGAGGCGCGATCGTCTCTCCATGCCGAGAAGCTCCACCGGCGCGACGCCGCTGCACGCCTCGCCCGCGCGGTCCGCGCGTTCCTCGACGTCGAGCGGGTCGAGGTCCGCCGGCGGCGCGACGCGCTGCGACGCGCGCCGACGCGCCGGATCGAGACGGCGCGCGCCGGGCTCCTCGCCGGAGCGCGTCAGCTCGGGCAAGGGGCGCGTCGCGACCTCGAAGGCGAGAGGCGGAGGGTCGACGACGGCGCCGCGCGCCTCGGACCGCGCGCCTCGCGCGCGCTGACGCTCGAGGGCGAGCGCACCGACGCCCGCGCGCGCCGCGTCCACCTCGTCGACCCCCGTCGCGTCGTCGAGCGCGGCTATGCGATCGTACGGTCGACGGCGGGGCGCGTGATCACCGATCCGGCGGCGGCGCCAAAGGGGACGCGTCTCACCGCTGAGTTGCGGGCCGGGCGCATCGCGGTCGTCTCGGAAGGGAGCGAGCCATGA
- a CDS encoding thrombospondin type 3 repeat-containing protein produces the protein MKFRFRVAAIALLSLAGVRPAASQTPVDLGFASVIGDAVVDEGRGLIYVSQPWTDDVLFVSTHSLTVVARVHVGPSPYGLDLSQDRSRLYVALGGSGKIAILDPDTLTQTEILVAEGLGDFQVWDVLERSQGNVLVSGSQELRPVSMGVGIVHVDEGGWFERVDPQEIFDIRPFLALSPDRGFLYVGQDEYPLHIPAASEKTLTKIDLSTTTPPGLFGHRTWETVDVLYQLEPSPDGSRIFLANGEVLSTSVLETVASAPPGVHELSADGSILHIATAPGTLARWNAQTLAPIDTTTLPCSFQYVERLAVWNGGSDRVVAGDDHLCGFVTTTACSGPPQPAASPDPADAGAKPALRGTLRWQGNDSSCPETFDVRLGTDDPPTTTVCSGLHERACDPGQLTAGATYHWQVVATNATGRTAGPIWSFVAAPPPTPPPYVAKVELEAKAHDAVLDVARERVYVSLPALDAVVAISTRTFQVADQFTIGPSPRGLDLSPDGERLYVALQGSGELGIIDLATRNVRRIPFGEAMNSLQSWDVAASPDGRVFMTANGIDFGDMSFTAYVRPDVNMAPVRVGLDLCGPILAATSDNRRLFISEPTCTPDEIDARDLTTEDAAMVRTETDYLYPWYWTGSFTPSPDGKRLFLHGGVVLDSDRLWPVGWLAYGPWILNPAYGLKAFGPDPNVIWSATEPDSLTSWDANSYSFLDAYTVPCAFQEMTKLFVLPDGGWLVVGDDLVCGRVQQSPCATTPAVPGQPIPQDGATDVSPRLKLQWSGTGSEACPTTYTVKLGAHGIATDVVCQSTPHTVCDLGSSLAPNTTYTWQVEATNDAGTVTGPAFSFSTGAFATPFPSVIASHLPRYPTDIGIDASRHRIYAAFPDTERPEIASIAGECGTVVGAYPVDSRLYSFVVGLDGRHLYGTLYDGSALEMIDLDTGTRSQFGLWGDDPSRRPNYLVEQAPGQFFVTAKADRPFMYRVDLNTQSSVGVTPPDIYFGGGNPFVAPGDKYLYTSNEYTPSMFKFDTSRPGTPLVAHNLFTEAIGSVLPDGKRIISSDGVVYRAGTLLEEGSRVSPGPSSPSPSGDVVYVGRQSDGGSVEVWDTSSWTLLRTIPLGCPNIQAWMPINRLLTLPGDTGWLVQSLQELCIFSYDPDFDGRLNGADDVPLDTDGDGQPDSCDRCPTVPEAIARDTDEDLIGDACDNCPTAFNPAQTDGDADGIGDACDNCPTIANADQRDGDGDGIGDLCDNCPNIANANQNDYDGDGIGDACELGIPLVDADGSGRVDGLDLARLGRAFGAMSTDARFDRGVDFNRDGIVDGIDLAMLSAMFGRSVPTH, from the coding sequence TTGAAATTTCGTTTTCGCGTCGCTGCGATCGCGCTCCTTTCGCTCGCGGGCGTCCGGCCCGCCGCATCGCAGACGCCGGTCGATCTCGGCTTCGCGTCGGTGATCGGAGACGCGGTCGTCGATGAGGGCCGTGGGCTGATCTACGTCAGTCAGCCGTGGACCGATGACGTTCTGTTCGTTTCGACGCACTCGCTGACGGTCGTCGCACGCGTCCACGTTGGGCCGTCGCCCTACGGCCTCGATCTATCGCAAGACCGGTCGCGGCTCTACGTCGCTCTCGGCGGTTCGGGCAAGATCGCGATTCTGGATCCGGACACGCTTACACAAACCGAAATCCTTGTCGCCGAAGGGCTGGGGGACTTCCAGGTCTGGGACGTGCTCGAACGCAGCCAGGGAAACGTGCTCGTCTCCGGCAGCCAGGAGCTCCGCCCCGTGTCGATGGGGGTCGGGATCGTCCACGTCGATGAAGGCGGATGGTTCGAGAGGGTGGATCCGCAGGAGATCTTCGACATCCGTCCCTTCCTGGCGTTGAGTCCCGATCGTGGTTTTCTCTATGTCGGACAAGACGAGTACCCACTCCACATTCCCGCGGCGAGCGAGAAGACCCTCACGAAGATCGACCTCAGTACCACGACACCGCCGGGGCTGTTCGGACATCGGACGTGGGAAACGGTCGACGTCCTCTATCAGCTCGAACCCTCGCCGGACGGATCACGTATTTTCCTCGCGAACGGCGAGGTCCTCTCGACCTCCGTCCTCGAGACGGTCGCCTCCGCGCCTCCCGGCGTCCACGAGCTGAGCGCGGACGGATCGATCCTTCACATCGCGACAGCGCCGGGGACGCTGGCGCGCTGGAATGCTCAGACGCTGGCCCCGATCGACACGACGACTCTTCCGTGTTCGTTCCAATACGTCGAACGCTTGGCCGTGTGGAACGGGGGAAGCGATCGCGTCGTCGCCGGCGACGATCACCTCTGCGGGTTCGTCACCACGACGGCATGCAGCGGGCCGCCGCAACCTGCCGCGTCACCCGACCCGGCGGACGCCGGAGCGAAGCCCGCTCTTCGCGGCACGCTGCGGTGGCAGGGGAACGACTCATCGTGTCCCGAGACCTTCGACGTCCGCCTGGGCACCGACGACCCGCCCACGACGACCGTTTGCTCGGGCCTTCACGAGCGCGCCTGCGACCCGGGACAGCTCACCGCGGGCGCGACGTACCACTGGCAGGTGGTCGCCACAAACGCCACGGGTAGAACGGCTGGCCCGATCTGGTCGTTCGTCGCTGCGCCTCCGCCCACTCCTCCGCCGTACGTGGCGAAGGTCGAGCTCGAGGCGAAGGCGCACGACGCGGTGCTCGACGTCGCGCGCGAGCGCGTCTACGTCAGCTTGCCCGCGCTCGACGCGGTCGTAGCCATCTCGACTCGCACATTCCAGGTCGCGGATCAATTCACGATCGGCCCGAGCCCGCGCGGGCTCGACCTGTCACCCGACGGTGAGCGCCTCTATGTTGCGCTTCAAGGATCGGGCGAGCTCGGCATCATCGATCTTGCGACCCGTAATGTGCGTCGCATCCCATTCGGCGAGGCCATGAATTCTCTCCAATCTTGGGACGTCGCGGCGTCGCCGGACGGCCGGGTGTTCATGACCGCCAATGGGATCGACTTCGGCGACATGAGCTTCACGGCCTACGTGCGCCCCGACGTCAACATGGCTCCCGTGCGTGTCGGGCTCGATCTCTGCGGTCCGATCCTCGCCGCGACGAGCGACAATCGCCGCCTCTTCATCTCGGAGCCGACCTGCACACCCGACGAGATCGACGCGCGCGACCTCACGACGGAAGACGCCGCGATGGTGCGTACCGAGACCGACTATCTCTATCCGTGGTACTGGACAGGTTCGTTCACGCCGTCCCCCGACGGAAAGCGCCTCTTTCTTCACGGCGGCGTCGTCCTCGACAGCGATCGCCTTTGGCCCGTGGGATGGCTGGCGTACGGACCGTGGATTCTCAATCCGGCCTACGGTCTCAAGGCCTTCGGCCCCGATCCGAACGTCATTTGGTCGGCGACGGAGCCGGATTCCCTGACTTCTTGGGACGCGAACAGCTACTCCTTCCTCGACGCCTACACAGTTCCGTGCGCGTTCCAGGAGATGACCAAGCTCTTCGTCCTCCCCGACGGCGGCTGGCTCGTCGTCGGAGACGATCTCGTCTGCGGGCGCGTGCAGCAATCCCCCTGCGCGACCACCCCGGCCGTTCCTGGTCAGCCGATCCCGCAGGACGGCGCGACGGACGTTTCGCCGAGGCTCAAGCTGCAATGGTCGGGCACCGGATCAGAAGCGTGTCCGACGACGTACACGGTGAAGCTCGGCGCCCATGGCATCGCGACCGACGTCGTCTGCCAAAGCACCCCTCATACCGTCTGCGATCTCGGATCCTCGCTTGCACCGAACACGACCTACACGTGGCAAGTCGAGGCGACGAACGACGCGGGAACGGTCACCGGCCCGGCGTTCTCGTTCTCGACCGGCGCGTTCGCGACGCCCTTCCCGTCGGTGATCGCGTCCCACCTCCCCCGCTATCCCACGGACATCGGGATCGACGCCTCGCGTCACCGAATCTATGCGGCGTTTCCAGACACGGAACGGCCGGAGATCGCTTCGATCGCGGGCGAATGCGGCACAGTTGTCGGCGCCTACCCCGTCGACAGCCGCCTCTATAGCTTCGTCGTGGGCTTGGACGGCCGCCATCTCTACGGCACGTTGTACGACGGCAGCGCGCTCGAGATGATCGATCTCGACACCGGGACTCGATCGCAATTCGGCTTGTGGGGCGACGATCCGTCACGTCGGCCGAACTACTTGGTCGAGCAGGCCCCGGGTCAGTTCTTCGTCACTGCGAAGGCTGATCGCCCGTTCATGTACCGCGTCGACCTCAACACACAGTCCAGCGTCGGGGTCACGCCGCCCGACATCTACTTTGGCGGGGGAAACCCTTTCGTCGCTCCGGGCGACAAGTACCTTTACACCAGCAATGAGTACACACCGTCGATGTTCAAGTTCGACACGAGTCGCCCGGGCACACCGCTCGTCGCACACAATCTATTCACCGAGGCGATCGGCTCGGTCCTCCCCGACGGGAAGCGGATCATCTCGAGCGACGGCGTCGTCTACCGCGCCGGGACGCTGCTCGAGGAGGGATCGCGCGTCTCGCCGGGGCCGTCCAGCCCGTCACCGAGCGGCGATGTGGTCTACGTCGGGCGGCAGAGCGACGGCGGCAGCGTCGAGGTGTGGGACACGAGTTCTTGGACGCTCCTTCGGACCATCCCACTCGGCTGTCCGAACATCCAGGCTTGGATGCCGATCAACCGCCTCCTGACGCTCCCCGGCGACACGGGCTGGCTCGTACAAAGCCTCCAGGAGCTCTGCATCTTCTCTTACGATCCGGATTTCGACGGACGCCTGAACGGCGCCGACGACGTTCCGCTCGATACCGACGGCGACGGCCAGCCCGACAGTTGCGATCGTTGCCCCACGGTACCCGAGGCCATCGCCCGCGACACCGACGAGGATTTGATCGGCGACGCCTGCGACAACTGCCCCACGGCGTTCAACCCAGCCCAGACCGACGGCGACGCCGATGGTATCGGCGACGCCTGCGACAACTGCCCCACGATCGCCAACGCAGATCAAAGGGACGGTGACGGCGACGGCATCGGCGACCTCTGCGACAACTGTCCGAACATCGCGAATGCGAACCAGAACGACTACGACGGCGACGGAATCGGCGATGCGTGCGAGCTTGGCATCCCACTCGTCGATGCCGACGGGTCAGGGCGCGTGGACGGGCTCGATCTAGCGCGCCTCGGCCGCGCTTTCGGCGCAATGTCCACCGACGCGCGCTTCGACCGCGGCGTGGACTTCAATCGCGACGGCATCGTCGACGGGATCGATCTGGCCATGCTCTCGGCGATGTTCGGACGGTCGGTGCCAACGCATTGA
- a CDS encoding tRNA-dihydrouridine synthase family protein — MNADELFRGRLIMAPMTRGTDLPFRLLANEWGAEICLGEMAYAHKTIGRERGDLPLLRRHPSEKIFGAQLAGKIPEVMAESARVAQDQGADFVDVNCGCPIDEVTRRGFGASLLRKPAKIAAVVAAMKKAVTVPVTIKLRLGWSEGDSDYLKVARAATEAGADAITLHARSRAQRYRRAADWDHVKALVETVQVPVIGNGDVFTWHDAQRRIEETGCAGVMVGRWALAKPWIFREYAERRDLDLDVEARLAVLKRYVEICRGYFRDDEKGRARTRRFFVFHQDFFRRYRRHAERDAVNADDPRAWGDAPAGDLEAWLCRADAAGVDALARWLVDGEETAPPPEAVDAPRAVKVAALG, encoded by the coding sequence TTGAACGCCGACGAGCTCTTCCGCGGGCGGCTGATCATGGCCCCGATGACGCGGGGCACCGACCTGCCGTTCCGCCTGCTGGCGAACGAGTGGGGAGCCGAGATCTGCCTCGGCGAGATGGCCTACGCTCACAAGACGATCGGGCGCGAGCGCGGCGACCTTCCGCTGCTCCGCCGCCACCCTTCGGAGAAGATCTTCGGCGCGCAGCTCGCGGGTAAGATCCCCGAGGTCATGGCCGAGTCGGCGCGCGTCGCCCAGGATCAGGGCGCCGACTTCGTCGACGTCAATTGCGGCTGCCCGATCGACGAGGTCACGCGCCGCGGCTTCGGCGCTTCGCTCCTGAGGAAGCCCGCGAAGATCGCCGCGGTCGTCGCCGCGATGAAGAAGGCCGTGACCGTCCCCGTGACGATCAAGCTGCGCCTCGGGTGGTCGGAGGGCGACTCCGACTACCTGAAGGTCGCGCGCGCGGCGACGGAGGCCGGTGCCGACGCGATCACGCTCCACGCGCGCAGCCGCGCCCAGCGTTACCGCCGCGCCGCGGACTGGGACCACGTCAAGGCGCTCGTCGAGACGGTGCAAGTCCCGGTGATCGGCAACGGTGACGTGTTCACCTGGCACGACGCGCAACGGCGGATCGAAGAAACGGGGTGCGCGGGCGTCATGGTCGGCCGCTGGGCGCTCGCCAAGCCGTGGATCTTCCGGGAGTACGCCGAGCGGCGCGACCTCGACCTCGACGTCGAAGCGCGTCTCGCCGTCCTCAAGCGCTACGTCGAGATCTGCCGCGGCTACTTCCGCGACGACGAGAAGGGCCGCGCGCGCACGCGCCGCTTCTTCGTCTTCCACCAGGATTTCTTCCGCCGCTACCGGCGCCACGCCGAGCGCGACGCGGTCAACGCCGACGATCCGCGCGCGTGGGGCGACGCGCCCGCCGGCGATCTCGAGGCTTGGCTGTGCCGGGCCGATGCCGCTGGGGTCGATGCGCTCGCGCGCTGGCTCGTCGACGGCGAAGAAACCGCGCCGCCGCCGGAAGCGGTCGACGCGCCGCGCGCCGTCAAGGTCGCTGCGCTAGGATAG
- the xseB gene encoding exodeoxyribonuclease VII small subunit translates to MSKGKGAKDVSYGEAAARLEEILRKIEEGKVDIDELSGLVAEAAGLVTLCREKIHAAEVQVKTITEQLERDVEAEAETADDEGKASEDIRY, encoded by the coding sequence ATGAGCAAGGGCAAGGGCGCCAAGGACGTCTCCTACGGCGAGGCCGCCGCGCGCCTCGAGGAGATCCTCCGCAAGATCGAGGAAGGGAAGGTCGACATCGACGAGCTGTCGGGGCTCGTCGCCGAGGCGGCCGGCCTCGTCACGCTCTGCCGCGAGAAGATCCACGCCGCCGAGGTTCAGGTGAAGACGATCACCGAGCAGCTCGAGCGCGACGTCGAGGCGGAAGCCGAGACGGCGGACGACGAGGGCAAGGCCAGCGAGGACATCCGCTATTGA